Proteins from a genomic interval of Papaver somniferum cultivar HN1 chromosome 4, ASM357369v1, whole genome shotgun sequence:
- the LOC113274907 gene encoding uncharacterized protein LOC113274907, producing the protein MSNNKLEMVLQRKDVGGFDSVGTIAATIGGNLNPNVKEWRTLFPYAKPIPPQPPMKFFPSTDLNGKRVVDYAAGDFSSGIKRCEDYVVGFCVGKRLSFPAVKDAATKHCKLKNEVSIKLHSNYAFTFEFKEDEDRKKVLELGSFCISSCLFTVRP; encoded by the coding sequence ATGagtaacaacaagcttgagatggttCTTCAACGGAAAGACGTTGGGGGGTTTGATTCAGTCGGAACAATTGCTGCAACAATTGGGGGTAATTTAAACCCTAATGTTAAAGAGTGGAGAACCCTGTTTCCCTATGCAAAACCTATACCCCCACAGCCTCCAATGAAATTCTTTCCTTCAACTGATTTAAATGGGAAGAGGGTGGTGGATTATGCAGCTGGTGATTTCTCTTCTGGAATCAAAAGATGTGAGGATTATGTAGTTGGTTTTTGTGTGGGTAAAAGACTCTCCTTTCCAGCAGTCAAGGATGCTGCAACTAAGCATTGTAAGCTTAAGAATGAAGTGAGTATCAAACTTCACAGTAATTATGCTTTCACTTTTGAATTTAAGGAAGATGAGGATCGTAAAAAAGTGCTAGAATTAGGTTCGTTCTGTATTTCTAGTTGCCTATTCACTGTGAGACCTTAG
- the LOC113274906 gene encoding salutaridine reductase-like: MKSLMTSPIFSRLCIYILLSSSILINIIAEMDSKTETKLRCAVVTGGNKGIGFEICKQLASNGISVALTARDVTRGLEAVEKLKISFGITNVVFHQLDVLNPTTISSLAEFIQSNFGKLDILVNNAGVSGITSDADGFMTMMQALVKEDQNIEKPNLKQVIIETYESAVECIQTNYYGVKSVTKALIPLLQLSDSPRIVNVTSTGGSLKYISNEKALELLSDGSGLTEENVDESVDMFYKDFKEDSLETRGWPTYIPAYTISKVCLNAYTRILARELPTFRVNCVCPGWVKTELNYNTGVYTTAEGAKRIVNLALIPNDGPSGLYFTHGEITPF; this comes from the exons ATGAAGTCACTAATGACATCACCTATATTCTCCAGGCTTTGTATATATATCTTATTGTCTAGCAGCATTCTAATAAACATAATTGCAGAAATGGATTCAAAAACTGAAACAAAACTCAG GTGTGCAGTTGTTACCGGTGGAAATAAGGGAATTGGATTTGAGATTTGTAAACAATTAGCTTCTAATGGGATTTCAGTTGCGTTAACAGCTAGAGATGTAACTAGGGGATTAGAAGCCGTtgaaaaactcaaaatttcttttggaaTTACTAATGTTGTTTTTCATCAACTTGATGTGTTAAATCCAACCACTATTTCTTCTCTAGCGGAATTCATTCAAAGCAACTTTGGAAAATTAGATATCTTG GTGAATAATGCTGGGGTTTCTGGAATTACAAGTGATGCTGATGGTTTTATGACAATGATGCAAGCTCTTGTTAAG GAGGACCAAAACATAGAAAAACCAAATTTGAAACAAGTGATAATAGAGACGTATGAATCAGCGGTGGAATGCATACAAACAAATTATTATGGTGTCAAATCAGTGACTAAAGCACTTATTCCTTTGCTTCAACTCTCTGATTCACCAAGAATTGTTAATGTTACCTCCACGGGTGGAAGTCTCAAG taTATCTCCAATGAAAAGGCTTTGGAACTTCTTAGTGACGGCAGTGGCTTAACAGAAGAAAACGTGGATGAGAGTGTGGACATGTTTTATAAGGATTTCAAGGAAGACTCCTTGGAAACAAGAGGATGGCCTACATATATACCTGCGTATACGATATCTAAAGTATGTTTGAATGCTTATACAAGAATATTAGCAAGAGAATTGCCTACTTTTCGCGTAAATTGTGTATGTCCTGGTTGGGTCAAGACAGAGTTGAACTACAATACTGGAGTTTACACTACTGCAGAAGGTGCAAAAAGAATTGTGAATTTGGCTCTTATACCCAATGACGGACCTTCCGGGCTCTACTTTACCCATGGAGAAATAACACCattttga